From the Terriglobia bacterium genome, the window CGGTTGCTGGTTTCACTGGCTGGCCCGTTCATGAACATCCTGCTGGCAGTGGCGATTGTGACCACTTCCTACATGGAGGGTGTGCTGGCATACCGCTATCTCATCGGCCCGGCCGATGTTGGCCCGGTCATATACAACTCGGTCGCGCAGCGCGCCGGACTCAAGTCGAAAGACCGCATCGTGGCGGTCAACGGCAACCGGGTCAACACCTGGCAAAGCATGGAGATCGCGCTGGGGACGGCGCCCCGGGATGCGCTGAACGTGAGCGTCGATCGCAGCGGCCAGCGGATCGAGCTGCACTTCGATACACCGCCGACAGAAGACGTCGATCCTATCAGCCTCGGGTTTAACTACATGCTGCCCAGGACGATCGTGCAGGAGTTGGATCCAAACTCGCCTGCACAGAAGGCCGGCCTGAAACCAGGGGATGAGATCCTCTCGGTTCAGGGAGGCGGCAAGCGGGGCAGCGGCTATGACGAGATCCTCAGCATCATTTCGGAAAGCAAGGGTGTGCCGCTGCAATTCGAGATCCGGCGCCCAGCCGTTTCGCCTCCGCCTGGCGCGAGCTGGGAATCCACAGTTCAGGAGCTTCCTCGCACCAGTGCCACGCATTGGCTCACAATCACGCCGATCGAGGACAAGGGTCGCGTGCTTGTCGGCTTTTACGCCAAGATTCCGGCAGACCACGAGCGCTACGGGCTCCTCGGGTCGGTGAAACACGCGGTTCGCCACAACTATGACATCGCAGTTCTTACGATGCAGGTTATCGGCAGGATATTTACCGGAAGCGCCTCAGTCAAGACTATCTCGGGACCTATCGGGATTGCAGGCGTAGCCGGGGACGCTGCCCGTACTCACAGCGCCCGGCTCTTCATCGGTTTTATTGGGTTGTTGAGCCTCAACCTCGGAATCTTCAACCTGCTCCCGATCCCCATTCTGGATGGCGGCGTAATTGCTCTGCTCCTGATCGAAGGCCTGATCGGGCGGGACCTGAGCCTCGGAATCAAAGAGAAGATCGTTCAGGTGGGTTTCGTTTTCCTGATCCTCCTGATGGGATTTGTCGTGATCAACGATCTCACCAAGGTCCTGAACTTCAACAGTATCTTCCGCTAAAAACTGCCGATCGCGGTCTGCTCGTTGTCGTAAGTCTGAAACACTGTCAGCAGTCTGTCCGCCCTGATTGGTGACCGTCGTAAAGCTGCTGACCAGTTCGCCTATGCCGGAGCTGTCGATGTAGTTGACGTCGGCAAGGTTGAGCACGATTTTCTTGCCGCCGGCCTTGATCACCTCGCGGACCGTATTCCGAATGGCCATCGTCCCCTCGCCGAGGGTTATTTTTCCGCTGCAATCCAGCACATGCACGTCCCCGACGATGCGATTCTCGATCTTCATATCTCTGTCTCCTTGACTGCTGAATTTGAAGGTACCTTCTTAACCATGCGAACTTCCATTCCACCCTGGGAGTGCGCAATGAATTCTACCTCATCCATAAAGGACCGAATATAAAAGATTCCGCGCCCGCTGGGCTTCAGGAGATTCTCGGGATCGAGCGGATTCGGCAGGCTGTCAATCTGAAAGCCGGCACCCTCGTCCCGGACCGATATGTCGAGCTGATCCGTGGCAACCTCGAAGGTGATGTCCACTCTCTTGCTCAGATCCATCCGGTTGCCGTGCTGGATGGCATTCGTTACCGATTCACGGACCGACATGCCGATCCAGTGAGCCGTATCATCGTCAAATCCCATGAAGTCCGTAACGCAGTCCGTTAGGGTCTGCACCAGATCCAGGTATTCCAGCGCGCTGCCGATCCTTATCTCAATCCTGTCGCTCTTGATGGTCATCGGATGGAATCTACAAACGTAAAGTAGCTCATGAGATATGTTCGTGCATTCACGCTGAGCCCGCCGCAATCTTAGCCGTGGCTCTTAGAGCCTGTCAAGGCGCGATTTGTCGTTGCATTACAGAAAAAGGGAGAGGCATGAACCGCCCTCAGAAAGGGAGATAGCAGGACCCAACCGCGAAATGGTCGACCGGGAAAGCCCGGGGCGCGAGGCCTCCTCCGTCCTCGTCCACCCCGTTGGTACCGGAGAGGCTTCATTCCTTGACGCCGGTCCGCGCCTGCCCGTTTTCCCGCTCACGCCTCGGCGCTCACGGAAAGGTGCCGCCTGGCGACACGTGCCGAGGCGCTTGCCGGATCCAGTTTCAGGTAGGCAAACCAATGCCGGCAGGCATCCCGCCTGCGGCCGGCCTTTTCATAGCATAGCGCCAGGTTGAAGTGCCCGTCGGCATAATCCGGGCTTGCCGCGAGAGCCGAGTGATAGCTCGCGATGGCTTCCTCAGTCTTTCCCTGTTCCTCCTGGGCTCCAGCCAGATTCCACCAACCCAGAGCCATGCCGGGGTCCAGCTGCGTGGCGCTGCCGTAAAACTCCTCGGCAGCCCACAGGACGCCCATCTCACGCATGACGTTTCCCAGATGCATGTAGGCCTGGGAAGAACCGGGCTCGAGCGCCAGAACCGCCCGGAATGCCTCGGTGGCTTCCGGATACAATCCCTCCTCTTCGCAGCCGAGGCCCAGTTCGAACCACTCAGCCGAATTGCGCGCCTGTAGGTCCAGAGGGAGCACGACGCCTCCGGCCCGGCCCTGCCCCTCAAAATTGAACAGCAGTTGCCCGGTCGCTGAGAAGCGCACACCATCGTGATTGACAAGCAGCACGTTCGGATTCTCCCCGATCACCCGCAATTGGGCCAGTGGTCTTTCCATACCCGGGAGGATGACTGCCAGATTGCGCAGGCTCTGGGCGATCTTCTCCGGCCGGACGCCATTACGTACCAATTCGTGGATGGCCTGGATGGAAACCAGATCCTGAAAATCATAGAACCCATCCTGGGACCGGATCAGCCCAGACTGTTGCCAGCCGCGGAGTGTCCCTCTGTCGATCTTCAGGATCCGGCATACCTCGCCTGGCGGGAACATCTTGCGCTGCGCCTCCCCTGGCTCCGCCCTGCCGATAACCTCCAGGAACTCCGTCTCGGGCGCGATGCGAATCGGGCAGCCTGCTCCCCTCAGCTCTTCCGCACGTCTAAGCTTGTGGCTGATCTCACCGTCAGGAAGCAGCGGCCAGCCGTCGGTGCCGA encodes:
- a CDS encoding ATP-binding protein, translating into MTIKSDRIEIRIGSALEYLDLVQTLTDCVTDFMGFDDDTAHWIGMSVRESVTNAIQHGNRMDLSKRVDITFEVATDQLDISVRDEGAGFQIDSLPNPLDPENLLKPSGRGIFYIRSFMDEVEFIAHSQGGMEVRMVKKVPSNSAVKETEI
- the rseP gene encoding RIP metalloprotease RseP, translating into MVTTILAFIVVLGIVITVHEFGHFAMAKLLKIRVITFSLGFGPRLAGFTRGGTEYRVSPLPLGGYVKMAGEAFDEERQGAPDEFQSHPKWHRLLVSLAGPFMNILLAVAIVTTSYMEGVLAYRYLIGPADVGPVIYNSVAQRAGLKSKDRIVAVNGNRVNTWQSMEIALGTAPRDALNVSVDRSGQRIELHFDTPPTEDVDPISLGFNYMLPRTIVQELDPNSPAQKAGLKPGDEILSVQGGGKRGSGYDEILSIISESKGVPLQFEIRRPAVSPPPGASWESTVQELPRTSATHWLTITPIEDKGRVLVGFYAKIPADHERYGLLGSVKHAVRHNYDIAVLTMQVIGRIFTGSASVKTISGPIGIAGVAGDAARTHSARLFIGFIGLLSLNLGIFNLLPIPILDGGVIALLLIEGLIGRDLSLGIKEKIVQVGFVFLILLMGFVVINDLTKVLNFNSIFR
- a CDS encoding tetratricopeptide repeat protein, with product MANLLEKARITFTGKMASMTRREAWCIVRDHGGEPTSYVSHRTAMLVVGTDGWPLLPDGEISHKLRRAEELRGAGCPIRIAPETEFLEVIGRAEPGEAQRKMFPPGEVCRILKIDRGTLRGWQQSGLIRSQDGFYDFQDLVSIQAIHELVRNGVRPEKIAQSLRNLAVILPGMERPLAQLRVIGENPNVLLVNHDGVRFSATGQLLFNFEGQGRAGGVVLPLDLQARNSAEWFELGLGCEEEGLYPEATEAFRAVLALEPGSSQAYMHLGNVMREMGVLWAAEEFYGSATQLDPGMALGWWNLAGAQEEQGKTEEAIASYHSALAASPDYADGHFNLALCYEKAGRRRDACRHWFAYLKLDPASASARVARRHLSVSAEA